From the Solibacillus sp. FSL R5-0449 genome, one window contains:
- the aspS gene encoding aspartate--tRNA ligase — protein sequence MAQRTHACGLVTAAEAGQEVVLKGWVQKRRDLGGLIFVDMRDREGIVQVVFGDQAKEALELANKIRSEFVIEVKGKVVLRDAAQINKNMKTGEIEVAASELTIINEAKNPPFAIDNNVEVSEELRLKYRYLDLRRPVMYDTFKMRSDVTRTIRNFLQNEGFLEVETPILTKSTPEGARDYLVPSRVHDGEFYALPQSPQLFKQLLMVGGFEKYFQIARCFRDEDLRADRQPEFTQVDIETSFLSMDEIIEMNERLLTQVMKDVKGIDVVTPFPRMSYKEAMDRFGSDKPDVRFGLELKQLSDIVKESAFGVFANAVANGGEVKAINVKGAAANYSRKDIDALGEFAGRYGAKGLAWLKVTEEGLNGPIAKFFEGEAADGIIKATEAQAGDLLLFVADKSSVVADALGALRLKLGKELGLIDESKFEFLWIVDWPLFEYDEAEGRYYAAHHPFTRPFDEDLELMNTNPKEVRAQAYDIVLNGYELGGGSLRIYEPDLQAKMFELLGFSEEEARAQFGFLLEAFDYGVPPHGGLAMGLDRLVMLLAGRTNLRDTIAFPKTATASCLLTDAPSPVSDAQLEELSLRIAATAKK from the coding sequence ATGGCGCAAAGAACACACGCATGCGGTTTAGTAACAGCTGCAGAAGCGGGACAAGAAGTTGTATTAAAAGGTTGGGTACAAAAACGTCGTGACTTAGGCGGATTAATTTTCGTAGATATGCGTGACCGCGAAGGGATCGTACAAGTAGTTTTCGGAGATCAGGCGAAAGAAGCTTTAGAACTAGCAAATAAAATTCGCAGTGAGTTTGTCATTGAAGTAAAAGGTAAAGTAGTTTTACGTGATGCAGCTCAAATAAATAAAAATATGAAAACAGGCGAAATTGAAGTGGCAGCTTCGGAACTGACAATTATTAATGAAGCTAAAAACCCGCCATTCGCAATTGATAACAATGTCGAAGTATCGGAAGAGTTACGTTTAAAATACCGTTATTTAGATTTACGCCGTCCTGTAATGTATGACACATTTAAAATGCGCTCTGATGTAACACGTACAATCCGTAATTTCTTACAAAACGAAGGCTTCCTGGAAGTTGAAACACCAATTTTAACGAAATCAACACCAGAAGGCGCACGTGACTATTTAGTTCCATCACGTGTACATGACGGCGAATTCTATGCATTGCCGCAATCGCCACAGTTATTTAAACAGCTTCTAATGGTAGGTGGCTTTGAGAAGTATTTCCAAATTGCTCGATGCTTCCGTGATGAAGATTTACGTGCAGACCGTCAGCCGGAATTCACACAAGTGGATATTGAAACTTCATTCTTATCAATGGATGAAATTATCGAAATGAATGAGCGTCTTCTGACTCAAGTTATGAAAGATGTCAAAGGTATTGATGTCGTAACTCCATTCCCACGCATGAGCTATAAAGAAGCAATGGATCGTTTCGGTTCAGATAAACCGGATGTACGTTTCGGACTGGAATTAAAACAGCTTTCAGATATCGTGAAAGAATCTGCTTTCGGAGTATTTGCAAACGCAGTAGCAAATGGCGGCGAAGTGAAAGCAATTAATGTAAAAGGCGCGGCAGCAAATTATTCTCGTAAAGATATTGATGCTTTAGGCGAATTTGCGGGCCGTTACGGAGCAAAAGGTTTAGCTTGGTTAAAAGTAACAGAAGAAGGCTTGAATGGCCCAATCGCGAAGTTCTTTGAAGGTGAAGCAGCGGACGGCATCATCAAAGCAACAGAAGCACAAGCTGGTGACTTATTATTATTCGTTGCAGACAAATCTTCTGTAGTTGCAGACGCACTTGGCGCATTACGCTTAAAATTAGGAAAAGAGCTAGGCTTAATCGATGAGTCGAAATTCGAATTCTTATGGATCGTTGATTGGCCATTATTCGAATATGATGAGGCGGAAGGTCGTTATTATGCGGCTCACCATCCATTCACTCGTCCATTCGATGAAGACTTGGAGTTAATGAATACAAACCCTAAAGAAGTTCGTGCTCAAGCCTACGATATCGTATTAAATGGTTACGAGCTTGGCGGCGGTTCTCTTCGTATTTATGAGCCGGATTTACAAGCGAAAATGTTTGAACTGCTAGGATTCAGTGAAGAAGAAGCACGTGCACAATTCGGTTTCCTACTAGAAGCGTTTGACTACGGCGTTCCTCCACATGGCGGATTAGCAATGGGTCTTGACCGATTAGTAATGCTTCTTGCAGGTCGTACAAACTTACGCGATACAATTGCATTCCCAAAAACGGCAACGGCAAGCTGTTTATTAACAGATGCACCATCACCAGTTTCCGATGCACAGCTTGAAGAGTTAAGCTTACGTATTGCAGCAACAGCAAAAAAATAA
- the hisS gene encoding histidine--tRNA ligase → MNFKVPKGTQDILPGQSEKWQYVERVIRDLCDKYRYNEIRTPMFESTELFQRGVGDTTDIVQKEMYTFTDKGNRSLTLRPEGTASAVRAYVEHKMFGQADQPVKLYYTGPMFRYERQQAGRYRQFVQFGVEAIGSADPAIDAEVMALAMDVYTTLGLTDLKLVINSLGDKETRDAHRSALIEHFTPVVGELCSDCQSRLEKNPLRILDCKVDAKHPAMATAPALTNYLTDSSAEYFTKVKQYLDVLGISYKVDPNLVRGLDYYNHTAFEIMITGDGFGSITTLCGGGRYNGLVEDIGGPESPGIGFALSIERLLLALEAKNIELATGNDLEMYVVAMGEEAKLKAVELVSSFRAKGISADMDYLDRKMKGQMKAADRANAKFVIVLGESELEEQAVNVKTMETGDQTKVEFGQLVQYVLENK, encoded by the coding sequence ATGAATTTTAAAGTACCTAAAGGAACACAGGATATTTTACCGGGTCAATCCGAGAAATGGCAGTATGTAGAACGTGTCATTCGTGATTTATGTGATAAATATCGCTATAACGAAATTCGCACACCAATGTTTGAGTCAACAGAGCTATTCCAACGTGGTGTAGGCGATACAACAGATATCGTACAAAAAGAAATGTACACATTTACGGACAAAGGAAATCGTTCATTAACATTACGTCCAGAGGGAACAGCTTCAGCGGTTCGTGCATATGTGGAGCATAAAATGTTCGGTCAGGCAGATCAGCCAGTCAAACTTTATTACACAGGTCCAATGTTCCGTTATGAACGCCAACAGGCAGGCCGCTACCGACAATTCGTTCAGTTTGGTGTAGAAGCTATCGGTTCAGCCGATCCGGCGATTGACGCGGAAGTAATGGCACTTGCAATGGATGTGTATACAACACTTGGCTTGACGGACTTAAAATTAGTCATTAACTCATTAGGTGATAAAGAGACACGTGATGCTCACCGCAGCGCGTTAATCGAGCATTTCACACCGGTCGTTGGTGAGCTTTGCAGTGATTGTCAAAGCCGTCTGGAGAAAAATCCATTACGTATTTTGGATTGTAAAGTAGATGCGAAACACCCGGCAATGGCAACAGCACCGGCTCTAACAAATTATTTGACGGATTCTTCAGCGGAATACTTCACGAAAGTAAAACAATATTTAGATGTGCTCGGCATCTCTTATAAAGTGGACCCTAACTTAGTACGAGGACTTGATTACTACAACCATACAGCATTTGAAATTATGATTACAGGTGACGGATTCGGCTCAATTACGACACTTTGCGGCGGCGGTCGCTATAATGGTTTAGTTGAAGATATTGGCGGACCGGAATCACCGGGTATCGGATTTGCCTTATCAATTGAACGATTATTATTAGCGCTGGAAGCAAAAAATATTGAGCTTGCGACAGGTAATGATCTCGAAATGTATGTTGTGGCAATGGGTGAAGAGGCAAAACTAAAAGCAGTGGAGCTTGTAAGTTCATTCCGTGCAAAGGGTATTTCAGCAGATATGGATTATTTGGACCGTAAAATGAAGGGGCAAATGAAAGCTGCCGACCGTGCTAATGCTAAATTTGTCATTGTACTAGGTGAGTCAGAATTAGAAGAGCAAGCAGTAAACGTCAAAACAATGGAGACAGGCGATCAGACAAAAGTAGAATTCGGTCAGCTTGTCCAATACGTTTTAGAAAACAAATAG